One stretch of Hemibagrus wyckioides isolate EC202008001 linkage group LG01, SWU_Hwy_1.0, whole genome shotgun sequence DNA includes these proteins:
- the LOC131365403 gene encoding hemoglobin subunit beta-like, with translation MVVWTDFERATIQDVFSKIDAEAIGHQALSRCLVVYPWTQRYFAKFGNLYNAAAISGNPKVAAHGLTVVRGLEKAAKNLDNIKATLAELSVLHSEKLHVDPDNFKLLADCITIVVAASLGSCFTAEVQGALQKFLAVVVSALGKQYH, from the exons ATGGTTGTGTGGACAGATTTCGAGCGTGCTACCATCCAGGATGTCTTTTCCAAGATCGACGCCGAAGCAATCGGTCACCAGGCACTGTCCAG GTGTCTTGTCGTGTACCCATGGACCCAGAGGTACTTCGCTAAATTTGGAAACTTGTACAACGCCGCTGCCATCAGTGGAAACCCCAAGGTTGCAGCCCACGGCTTGACCGTAGTCCGTGGTCTGGAGAAAGCTGCGAAGAACCTGGACAACATCAAGGCCACTTTGGCCGAACTGAGTGTGCTGCACTCTGAGAAACTGCACGTGGATCCCGATAACTTCAAG CTGCTGGCTGACTGCATCACCATCGTCGTTGCCGCTTCCCTGGGCAGCTGCTTCACTGCTGAGGTGCAGGGAGCTCTGCAGAAATTCCTTGCTGTTGTGGTCTCTGCTCTTGGAAAGCAGTACCACTAA
- the macc1 gene encoding metastasis-associated in colon cancer protein 1, translating into MAVVRAKSIRQTGSLLRSRSEGTLIDLDDNLTINNNSLHGSYISKHSEWPEVQPQGQTTNPFWNKLSQSNPFLDDIVRRTDTDLSLSTLKEDTSALFGNNIEDCESRSSDENNFGHFLEPERNSLNRSGRWRSASDILDSLVKKESKKEKSFHSQGPFMKPDFDWLKNDMEAYKMAWLSHRQLTRSCLDLSLIKQSPGWAQTQATDTQIVCKIDHNGGSVQLPHSKINAHIPQRHVAPGEIQEIGLKASLDPPRGINNNYVTSVSPLLEISLSNPNTMESILLDIQMAAAVKNDDMSQVMTTFVGLVAHRKDGPYEKVKDCYIYKDILQMKLPELKPHMYVIAVAEATVIQPPATSVWDYLDRHFTVAVYGPKHIHPSFKIVQIISCYNNVPPRLPFSDIQKGNRNLPPVVLQLWGKHEFNPHGLNDLHITTSVIDSKFEVKKEDKDKKVKIEALQTGRVIHLPLELSRTGNGDMAQFKLAIQVKNSNYLSLADFHVTSPEAAPLRTDKHVLRHVDRHRDVTSSQAIPEESVPEFPKFQDEPVNIQWYGIALKSLLRQPRVDYLLEYFKGDTIALLSRETVKSVGQSKVKEWYIGFLRGSVGLVHCKNVKVITKDQVIDFSAVRLSTQILLDNMTLPFKKLTYMYSAIQNLVTDHVTCWKTFAAALGYSNLTIDNFSRKQAETEAEKVACVLEKLKEDCHTEKTRRKFQHELIIGLFKMDAQGLVAHLIQNTVILSTAVELGVRWRELAEKIGKLSNSQIAGYEAPHRGKSGDVSAQSMWKPAYDFLYSWSMQYGEGYRDMIQDLHLALDKMKNPVTKHWRQITGALITVNCMEILRASAFHTAQ; encoded by the exons ATGGCCGTTGTTAGAGCAAAGTCAATACGACAAACAGGGAGTCTGCTACGAAGTCGCTCAGAAGGGACTCTGATAGATCTAGATGACAATTTAACCATCAACAACAATAGCTTACATG GGAGTTACATTTCAAAACATTCGGAATGGCCAGAAGTCCAACCCCAAGGACAAACAACAAATCCCTTCTGGAACAAACTTTCCCAGTCAAATCCTTTCTTAGATGACATTGTGCGCAGAACTGACACTGATTTAAGTCTGTCCACGCTGAAGGAGGATACATCAGCTTTGTTTGGTAACAATATTGAAGACTGCGAAAGCAGATCCTCGGATGAAAATAATTTTGGTCATTTTCTGGAGCCTGAGAGGAACAGCCTCAATCGATCTGGACGGTGGAGAAGTGCCTCAGACATTCTTGACAGTCTTGTAAAAAAGGAATCCAAAAAGGAGAAGAGTTTTCACTCTCAAGGGCCATTCATGAAACCTGATTTTGACTGGCTTAAAAATGACATGGAGGCTTACAAAATGGCCTGGCTGAGTCACAGGCAGTTGACCAGATCCTGTTTGGATCTCAGTCTAATAAAACAAAGTCCTGGTTGGGCTCAAACTcaagccacagacacacaaattgTCTGTAAGATCGATCACAATGGAGGTTCAGTGCAGTTACCCCATTCTAAGATCAATGCCCACATTCCCCAAAGACATGTTGCTCCAGGAGAGATCCAGGAAATTGGTCTCAAAGCTAGCCTTGATCCTCCACGTGGAAtcaataataattatgtaaCATCTGTGAGTCCTCTTTTGGAAATCAGTCTCAGTAATCCTAATACTATGGAAAGCATCTTGCTTGACATTCAAATGGCAGCTGCTGTGAAAAATGACGATATGAGCCAAGTCATGACAACATTTGTAGGTCTGGTGGCCCATAGAAAAGATGGACCTTATGAAAAGGTTAAGGACTGTTACATATATAAGGACATTTTACAGATGAAGCTCCCGGAGCTAAAGCCTCACATGTACGTCATTGCTGTTGCAGAGGCTACAGTCATCCAGCCACCGGCAACCTCGGTATGGGACTATTTAGACCGACATTTCACAGTTGCAGTATATGGTCCCAAGCATATTCATCCATCTTTCAAGATTGTGCAAATCATCTCTTGCTATAATAATGTTCCACCCAGGCTGCCTTTTTCTGATATCCAAAAAGGTAACAGAAACCTGCCCCCTGTTGTGTTACAACTGTGGGGAAAGCATGAGTTCAATCCACATGGCCTAAATGATTTGCATATTACAACCAGTGTGATAGACTCAAAGTTCGAAGTAAAAAAGGAGGATAAAGACAAAAAGGTCAAAATAGAGGCGCTCCAAACAGGCAGAGTGATCCACTTGCCATTGGAACTATCCAGGACAGGCAACGGAGATATGGCTCAATTCAAACTAGCCATCCAGGTGAAGAACTCAAATTACCTCTCTTTAGCAGACTTTCATGTTACTTCTCCTGAGGCTGCACCTCTGAGGACAGACAAACATGTTCTCAGACATGTGGATCGTCACAGGGACGTGACCTCTTCTCAAGCTATCCCAGAAGAATCAGTCCCAGAATTCCCAAAGTTCCAAGATGAACCAGTGAACATACAGTGGTATGGCATCGCATTGAAATCTCTTCTAAGACAGCCGAGAGTGGATTATCTTCTAGAGTACTTCAAGGGCGACACAATTGCTCTGCTTTCCAGAGAAACGGTCAAGTCCGTTGGACAGTCAAAAGTAAAAGAATGGTATATTGGTTTTCTCAGGGGAAGTGTTGGTTTGGTGCACTGCAAGAATGTGAAGGTCATAACAAAGGACCAAGTAATTGACTTCTCTGCAGTTAGACTCTCAACACAAATCCTGCTGGACAACATGACTTTGCCATTTAAAAAGCTCACATACATGTACTCTGCCATTCAGAATCTAGTAACAGATCACGTAACCTGCTGGAAGACTTTTGCTGCAGCTCTGGGTTACTCAAACCTCACAATCGACAATTTCTCTAGGAAGCAAGCTGAGACAGAAGCTGAAAAGGTAGCATGTGTCCTTGAGAAGCTAAAGGAAGACTGCCACACAGAAAAAACTAGAAGAAAATTTCAGCATGAACTCATAATT gggCTCTTTAAAATGGATGCTCAGGGCCTTGTAGCCCATTTAATCCAGAACACAGTTATTCTGTCCACGGCTGTTGAGCTTGGTGTACGGTGGAGGGAACTGGCAGAGAAGATCGGAAAACTTTCCAATTCTCAGATTGCTGGTTATGAGGCACCACACAGAGGGAAAAGTGGCGATGTCAGTGCCCAG TCAATGTGGAAGCCTGCATATGACTTCCTGTACTCATGGAGTATGCAGTATGGTGAGGGCTATAGGGACATGATTCAGGATCTCCATCTGGCCCTGGACAAGATGAAGAACCCAGTTACTAAACACTGGAGGCAGATTACTGGAGCTCTCATTACAGTAAATTGCATGGAGATCTTGAGGGCCTCTGCCttccacacagcacagtga